Part of the Halorhabdus utahensis DSM 12940 genome, TCGTGATCGCCAGCATCGGAACCGGGCTGGGACCGCTTCGGCTCTCTGTCAGCTGCGGGTGTGCGGGTGTTGGCAGGCCCCGGCTCCGGTTCAGTCGTCGAATTGGCCGCCGGTTCCGGCTCGTTCTCAGCAATCCTCGACTGGTCATCTTCAGCAATGTTCGGCTGGTCGCCCTCGGCAGGGCTCGGCTGGTCGCCCTCGGTCCCAGAGACGAGCGGATCGATGTTCGAACCGAGCGTTAGATCGTCCGGTTCGTCGGTGGCCGGCGCATCCTCCTCGGTCGGTTCGACGACTTGCTGGAGTTCAGCCATCGTGGCCACGTCGTAGAACTCGAAAACGGCCTTCTTGATCGTCTCCTCGACGAGCCTGGCGTCCTCCCGCGGCGTCTTGATCCGCTGCGGTCGGCCGTCGATCGAGATGGCGATTTCCGTGGCGACACTGCCTTCCTGGAAGTCAAGCCCCGTGAGGTCGGCGTATTCGTACTGGGTAAAGTCCTCGTCCCAGACGGTCTCGCCGATATGCCTGACGAGACGGTTCTCGGCGATGACCAGCGTCAACTCGCTGAAGCGGAACGCGCCGACGACTGATTCGTCCTCGTCGAGGACGCCGTCGACGCCCAGAATCCCTTCGAGCAAGAGCGTCAGGACCTCCCGGCTATGCCTGGCAGGGACCGAAAACGATCGGGTCCCGTCGACGTACGTGAGTTTGAACGTGGTTTTGCGGCGTCCTTCCGAGAGAACCAGCTGATCGACTTCGTGCGGAAATGTCTCGACGCGTTCGTCGCTCAGAAGTCCGTCTGGTCGATAGATAAGCGTCCGCGTCGCCGTCGCACAGACGACTTCCTCGTCACCGATCGCGACCCCGGATCGTATCTCTTCGCCCCCCAGCTCCTCGTGGACGAGGTCTGGAATCTCCATATCCAAGGTGTACCGGTCCGGTGGCATAAATCCGCGGGTGGCCCTGGATGACGGCGTCCACTGAACGAGGGGCTCGATATCCCCACGGGGCCCGGCCGTCCGGCGGACAGATGAGAAGCTTAAAGAAGACCCTCACGCAATCTCGGAGTGAGCCCGGGTGGCTTAGCTGGACATAGCGCCGCACTCATAGGGTCGTTTCACTGTGTGCGCCATCGGCATGGCCACGGGGTTCGTCACCCCGGACCTGGGTCATGCGGAGATCGAGGGTTCGGAGCCCTCCCCGGGCACTTCTCAACGCGCCACTCACTCTGTTGAGTGGCAACTCCAGAGTGTGCCGGTGGCGGGCTCCGAACCCTGGAAGGTCTCGCGCGAGCGCCAGTGAGCGCG contains:
- a CDS encoding DUF7115 domain-containing protein; its protein translation is MEIPDLVHEELGGEEIRSGVAIGDEEVVCATATRTLIYRPDGLLSDERVETFPHEVDQLVLSEGRRKTTFKLTYVDGTRSFSVPARHSREVLTLLLEGILGVDGVLDEDESVVGAFRFSELTLVIAENRLVRHIGETVWDEDFTQYEYADLTGLDFQEGSVATEIAISIDGRPQRIKTPREDARLVEETIKKAVFEFYDVATMAELQQVVEPTEEDAPATDEPDDLTLGSNIDPLVSGTEGDQPSPAEGDQPNIAEDDQSRIAENEPEPAANSTTEPEPGPANTRTPAADREPKRSQPGSDAGDHESRESTADTPVNEHREAVETTDEFASTGSAPTETPTADQPTAEQSTADQPTRGSLASNADVATADEVEALREQVSELSAAVERQNKLLKKQHRAIKHLLENRSAE